One genomic region from Microcoleus sp. FACHB-672 encodes:
- a CDS encoding AAA family ATPase — translation MRESIDRLTQNLNQTIVGKADAIRLVVVALLAGGHALLEDVPGVGKTLLAKSLARSIAGEFKRIQCTPDLLPSDITGTNIWNPRKGEFEFLAGPVFANILLADEINRATPRTQSALLEVMEENQVTVDGIPHPVPRPFFAIATQNPVEYQGTFPLPEAQMDRFTLSLSLGYPTEAEEMQMLQRLHQGITVDELQPCISLEEVRQLSVLCAQVKVETSLQQYILNLVRATREDEEITLGVSPRGAVALQRSTQAFAFLEGRDYAIPDDVKFLAPHVLAHRIIPAGGRRSKTIVDRLLRSIPIP, via the coding sequence ATGAGGGAAAGTATTGATCGCCTCACCCAAAATCTAAATCAAACCATCGTCGGTAAAGCCGATGCCATTCGCTTAGTGGTCGTTGCCCTGCTAGCCGGTGGCCACGCCCTGCTTGAAGACGTACCCGGTGTGGGTAAAACCCTGTTGGCCAAATCCCTAGCCCGCTCAATTGCCGGCGAATTTAAGCGCATACAATGTACCCCCGATCTTTTACCCAGCGACATCACCGGCACCAACATTTGGAACCCCCGCAAAGGAGAATTTGAATTTTTAGCCGGCCCTGTTTTTGCCAATATCCTGCTAGCTGACGAAATTAACCGCGCCACCCCCCGTACCCAGTCCGCCTTACTAGAAGTCATGGAGGAAAACCAAGTCACCGTGGATGGCATCCCCCATCCTGTTCCTAGACCGTTTTTTGCCATTGCCACTCAGAACCCCGTGGAGTATCAAGGCACCTTCCCCCTGCCAGAAGCGCAAATGGATCGCTTCACCCTCTCCCTTTCCTTGGGCTACCCAACAGAAGCCGAAGAAATGCAAATGCTGCAACGGCTGCACCAGGGCATCACTGTAGACGAACTCCAGCCCTGCATTAGCTTAGAAGAAGTGCGACAGTTAAGTGTTCTGTGTGCCCAAGTCAAAGTGGAAACGTCTTTGCAACAGTACATCCTCAACCTAGTACGGGCAACGCGGGAAGACGAGGAAATCACCCTTGGCGTCAGCCCTCGCGGTGCAGTAGCTTTGCAACGATCCACTCAAGCTTTTGCATTTCTTGAGGGTCGCGACTACGCCATCCCCGATGATGTCAAATTTCTCGCGCCCCATGTGCTGGCCCACCGAATTATCCCAGCCGGCGGACGGCGGTCGAAGACGATTGTAGATCGGTTACTGCGCTCAATACCCATTCCTTAG
- a CDS encoding diheme cytochrome C: MPNFIQLKPQQQKRQRKFVVLLLSILICTLVMGKALAQSLEPSRISTIDPIGKSHQLGKELYLENCAGCHVALPPEVMPTETWRQLLLDPQHYGRQLQLPVGPPRILIWSYLRDFSRPHTKEEEIPYRLPQSRYFKALHPRVKLPRPTSVGTCLTCHPSADQYNFRQLAPEWQDSP, from the coding sequence ATGCCAAATTTTATCCAGCTAAAACCGCAACAACAAAAACGCCAGCGCAAATTCGTTGTGCTGTTATTGTCAATCTTAATCTGCACTCTAGTCATGGGAAAAGCCTTAGCCCAATCCCTAGAACCTTCCAGAATTAGCACAATAGATCCTATCGGCAAAAGCCACCAACTGGGAAAAGAACTTTATTTGGAAAACTGCGCCGGCTGTCATGTGGCGCTGCCACCAGAAGTGATGCCCACAGAAACCTGGCGGCAACTACTGCTAGATCCACAACATTACGGGCGGCAATTACAACTGCCGGTGGGTCCCCCTCGCATCCTAATATGGAGTTATCTGCGAGATTTTTCTCGCCCCCATACTAAAGAGGAAGAAATTCCCTACCGGCTGCCGCAATCTCGCTATTTTAAAGCCCTTCACCCCCGCGTCAAACTGCCCAGACCGACCAGTGTTGGCACTTGTCTCACCTGTCATCCCTCTGCAGATCAATACAATTTCCGGCAGCTAGCGCCAGAGTGGCAGGATTCTCCTTAA